The Marinibacterium anthonyi genome contains the following window.
TCGATGGCGGGGAAGACAGCTTCGCCGCTGACCCGATCACGATTGATGTGCGCAATACGGAAGATGATGGCCTTCAGGATTTCGTCATCAGCGCGGGCCCTGACTACGAGGCCGGTTTCCGCGGTCAGTACGCCTGCACGAATTGAGGAAGATGATCATGCCAAAAGATACCACGAAAACCGCCGTTCTCTACCGCATGGTCATGCCTGAGCACACATGCCCCTTCGGTCTGAAATCCAAGGACTTGCTTGAGCGCAAAGGCTACGCCGTCGAAGATCATCACCTGAAGACCGAGGACGAGACTGAGGCCTTCAAGCGCGAGCATGACGTCAAGACGACGCCGCAGACCTTCATTGACGGGAAACGGATCGGGGGTCATGACGACCTGCGCATTTTCCTCGGGATCGACCCGCCCAAGGAAGAACAGAGCGACACGACATATCGCCCTGTCATCGCGATCTTTTCTGTCTGTGCCCTGTTGGCGCTTGGGCTGGCGTGGCACCAATATGGGACAATCCTGACTTGGCAGAGCGTCCAGTGGTTCATCTCGCTGTCGATGACGGTGCTTGCGATCCAGAAGCTTCAGGATGTCGAGCAGTTCTCGACCATGTTCCTGAACTATGACCTGCTGGCGAAACGCTGGGTCCCTTACGGCAAGGTCTATCCCTACGGCGAAGCGCTGGCGGGTATCCTGATGACCGCGGGCGTCCTGGCCTGGATCTCCGCACCCGTTGCCCTGTTCATCGGGATCATCGGGGCGGTCAGCGTGTTCAAGGCGGTCTACATCGACAAGCGCGAATTGAAATGTGCCTGCGTCGGCGGGAACTCCAACGTGCCGCTCGGTTTCATTTCCCTGACCGAGAATATGATGATGATCGTGATGGGCCTCTGGATGGGGCGGCTAGTTATTGGGGGCTGACATGCGTTAAAATGGCTAATTGGCCATTTCTAAAATGCAACTTCAAGGTCAAGTGGTCCCCAGGTAAAAGCCCCGAATTGAGGCCTGTCAAACGAGCACCGATGTGCGAACTTGTCAGATCAAGTGTCTCATCTTGCAAGATTGGCAAGCCATTTTCGATAATGCTTTGGCCAAAGGCATCCTTGTAGATCAATTCGCCACCAGAAGAAGCATCAGAGGAGATACCTTGAAGGTATACGTCTTGGTAAGAAAAGTTATCAATTACAAAATTTACTGTCGCATTCTTCCCTCGTTGGCCTTGAGTAACATGTACGTTTTCGATTGTGACGCCATAAAGCGCTTCTGCAAAAGTTGGTAGTCCGTCGGCGAGTGCCATTTGAGCAAGAAGTCCGGCCCCACCCACAAGCGCAACTAAAGTCCTCGATCGAGCCTTGCTCATTGTGGCTACTCCTTTCCAAAAGCATGTCGTTGCGTCGAAGCTGATCCAAAGGGCAAGTTTACCCAACATGTTCTGGCGCTACAGTTGAGGTGAAGGTTGCAGTGACAATCAGGATTAAGACGAAAGCAACCGCTTCCAATCGGATCGAAGACTGCAATGGATTGCCATCCCCGGTTTCTTCGAGAGCGGGGGTCAATCGCAGCTTGTTCAGCCCTGCAAGCCCAAGAAGCAGAGCCACCACCGCCAGTTTCAGCATCAGGAATTGCCCCCAGGGTTGGGTCAGGACCGCGACTGGATTGCCCGCAAGGATCACCAAGATTACCACACCTGCAGCGACCAGCAGCCCGACCACGACCAGCGCCGCCTGTCCGAACCGTTTGACAGTGCGCGCCGCTGCCTCGTTGCCGCGCCCTGCCATGTCATAGAGCGGATAGAATCCTCCGATCCAGAAGCTGGCGGCAAGGATGTGGATGAAGAAAAGCGTCGAAAGCGCCAGCCTCGGGTCGCCGGTCGCGTGACCGCGCAGGGCGAAACTGACAGCCACAAGAACAACACCAAAGACCGCCACAGGGCGTGTCCAACTGCGATGGAACACGATGGTCGCGATGGCCAGAAGACCGAGGATGTCGGCCTCAACCGACAACCCAAGAGGACTGGATAGGGCAATCTGGAGCATCATCGGATCAAGCGCGCCACCGAAGCCCCCGTAGAAGAAGGCCGCCCGCAGCGGGATGTTGAGTGCGCTGAACACGATGCCAACTATGGCCGACCATGC
Protein-coding sequences here:
- the yebZ gene encoding Inner membrane protein YebZ, which encodes MGGVLAALEPVQIASILVKAGMYVSVLLAAGSVINLWLLTELDAAASRRLRRLAAWSAIVGIVFSALNIPLRAAFFYGGFGGALDPMMLQIALSSPLGLSVEADILGLLAIATIVFHRSWTRPVAVFGVVLVAVSFALRGHATGDPRLALSTLFFIHILAASFWIGGFYPLYDMAGRGNEAAARTVKRFGQAALVVVGLLVAAGVVILVILAGNPVAVLTQPWGQFLMLKLAVVALLLGLAGLNKLRLTPALEETGDGNPLQSSIRLEAVAFVLILIVTATFTSTVAPEHVG
- a CDS encoding glutaredoxin 3, whose amino-acid sequence is MPKDTTKTAVLYRMVMPEHTCPFGLKSKDLLERKGYAVEDHHLKTEDETEAFKREHDVKTTPQTFIDGKRIGGHDDLRIFLGIDPPKEEQSDTTYRPVIAIFSVCALLALGLAWHQYGTILTWQSVQWFISLSMTVLAIQKLQDVEQFSTMFLNYDLLAKRWVPYGKVYPYGEALAGILMTAGVLAWISAPVALFIGIIGAVSVFKAVYIDKRELKCACVGGNSNVPLGFISLTENMMMIVMGLWMGRLVIGG